One segment of Nothobranchius furzeri strain GRZ-AD chromosome 13, NfurGRZ-RIMD1, whole genome shotgun sequence DNA contains the following:
- the six5 gene encoding homeobox protein SIX5: protein MASLSLESTEQSENSPEEPPKEEEEVVHISEQLLQSFQKSALSFSTDQVSCLCEALLQAGNVDRLWRFLSTIPPSSDLLRGNETLLKAQALVAFHREEFKELYAVLESHDFHPSNHGFLQDLYLKARYKEAERSRGRSLGAVDKYRLRKKFPLPKTIWDGEETVYCFKEKSRNALKECYKSNRYPTPDEKKNLAKVTGLSLTQVSNWFKNRRQRDRTPSGNLSKSESDGNHSTEDEATVMDDTPDKLDEPSISTAPIISVSAVPCNAGNQLILNGSSGFLTASQPLLLNGNSLISGTGAGVIINGVNLGDCQTVTLSPVATNSPVILNGAQVITKSGIGGQQPQQTASGAEQEVSLASKVLSPNNVPISNPSTIVSSPLQVKSECGEEIDFIVVSKSEGKSLMVTQSSLPISSSSPTLSTPPSLPSVVLAPNPQHQEPLTVPASLSSAGVVISTSAVTLSSQHGAYIVTSSSGSQLNSSSSVVSSICSTPQIMPLPQVVPTIQSTLVSHLVQHSSAQVAPCPQLVPLSPLTSAAPQFQPQTLSTSTTPAQQQLDASATMSQCPSTIVSISQLNSSNLQQQMMHQLDQQTTNSTPSKIQTISISSPTQVVPQTKGNTPAQLVPLSVPQLVPVSSVQTTSNIPFPQVVPASPSLSIPSAGVPLQILASGSAAGGITQGPLRINQLRSIQSTPTSMAPAVQLLNSGILQLPSAPPGNLVLSGSPYLSVQQGKLILTIPAGIQLASLPVKPVQDAAPIPANGVSSVFTPSPPSMASQPSTTPVSTPSGLTTSPLNFIHSSPMYCAPETAVTSSHAPGISHVLEQSVTSMTQNTLTPESMLTLSPIYSSMAPNIQLSQPAWSPMPLSASANLTLFDVRGKGELPVDPALLGLPGGESLLLGSPSSGQGEEASSPLGNPEGMDGEAKILTQLQSVPVDDDLGL, encoded by the exons ATGGCTTCCTTGTCTTTAGAGTCTACAGAACAATCAGAGAACAGCCCGGAGGAGCccccaaaagaggaagaagaagtcgtCCACATTTCGGAACAGCTGCTCCAAAGTTTTCAAAAGTCGGCTTTGAGTTTTTCCACTGACCAGGTTTCATGTCTGTGCGAGGCCCTTCTGCAGGCGGGTAATGTGGATCGGCTGTGGAGGTTTCTATCCACCATACCTCCTTCGTCCGATCTGCTACGTGGCAACGAGACCCTGCTGAAGGCCCAGGCACTGGTGGCCTTCCACCGGGAGGAATTCAAGGAGCTCTACGCTGTCCTGGAGAGCCACGACTTCCACCCGTCTAACCATGGGTTCCTGCAGGACCTGTACCTCAAAGCCCGCTACAAGGAGGCGGAGAGGTCCCGGGGCCGCAGCCTGGGCGCAGTGGACAAGTACCGGCTGAGGAAAAAGTTCCCCCTGCCCAAAACTATCTGGGACGGGGAGGAGACCGTGTACTGCTTCAAAGAAAAGTCCCGCAACGCTCTGAAAGAATGCTACAAAAGCAACAGGTACCCGACCCCCGATGAGAAGAAAAACCTGGCCAAAGTGACCGGACTGTCCCTCACACAGGTCAGCAACTGGTTCAAGAACCGCAGGCAGCGGGACAGGACCCCGTCCGGGAACCTCAGCAAAAG TGAGTCTGATGGGAACCACAGCACTGAGGATGAGGCGACTGTCATGGATGATACGCCCGACAAACTAGATGAGCCTTCGATCTCCACCGCTCCCATCATCTCCGTTTCTGCTGTTCCTTGTAATGCAGGAAACCAACTTATCCTCAATGGGTCCAGTGGCTTCCTTACAGCCTCTCAGCCTTTACTCCTCAATGGAAATTCCCTCATCTCTGGCACAGGTGCTGGTGTTATCATCAATGGGGTAAACTTGGGTGACTGCCAGACCGTCACGCTGAGTCCTGTTGCCACCAACTCTCCTGTAATCCTAAACGGGGCTCAGGTAATAACCAAATCTGGTATTGGAGGGCAGCAACCACAGCAGACAGCCTCTGGAGCAGAACAGGAAGTCTCCTTGGCATCCAAGGTTCTGAGCCCTAACAATGTACCCATCTCAAATCCATCAACTATTGTTTCTTCTCCTCTGCAAGTAAAATCAGAGTGTGGCGAAGAAATTGATTTCATTGTTGTTTCTAAATCAGAAGGCAAAAGTTTGATGGTAACTCAATCTTCTTTACCTATATCCTCTTCCTCGCCAACGCTGTCCACTCCACCCAGTCTTCCTTCAGTAGTCTTAGCACCAAACCCTCAACACCAAGAACCCCTGACCGTCCCAGCCTCTCTGTCATCTGCAGGTGTGGTTATTTCTACTTCTGCAGTGACTCTGTCTAGTCAACATGGAGCTTACATTGTAACCTCCAGTTCTGGTTCCCAGTTAAACTCCTCTAGCTCTGTGGTGTCCTCCATCTGCTCCACGCCTCAGATCATGCCTTTGCCTCAAGTTGTTCCTACCATCCAGAGTACACTGGTATCCCATCTGGTCCAGCACTCTTCAGCTCAAGTGGCTCCATGCCCTCAACTGGTTCCACTGTCCCCTCTCACTTCAGCAGCTCCTCAGTTCCAACCTCAGACTCTGAGCACGAGCACTACACCAGCACAACAGCAGCTAGACGCTTCCGCGACCATGTCTCAGTGTCCTAGCACAATTGTTTCTATCTCGCAGCTCAACAGCAGCAACCTCCAACAGCAAATGATGCACCAGCTGGATCAGCAGACCACAAACTCAACACCAAGCAAAATCCAGACTATTTCAATTTCCTCCCCAACACAAGTGGTCCCTCAGACCAAGGGGAATACACCGGCACAGTTGGTCCCACTCTCAGTGCCTCAGCTGGTTCCAGTTTCTTCTGTTCAAACCACCTCCAACATCCCATTCCCACAAGTGGTGCCTGCCAGCCCTTCTCTTTCCATCCCCTCTGCTGGGGTGCCTTTACAGATCCTGGCTTCAGGTTCGGCTGCAGGAGGGATAACGCAGGGTCCACTTCGGATAAACCAGCTGAGGTCCATTCAGAGCACCCCAACCAGCATGGCCCCTGCAGTACAGCTCCTCAACTCCGGGATTCTCCAGCTGCCTTCTGCTCCTCCAG GTAACCTGGTTCTCAGTGGAAGTCCTTACCTGAGTGTCCAGCAAGGCAAGCTGATTTTGACCATCCCTGCAGGAATTCAGCTCGCCAGTTTGCCCGTGAAACCAGTCCAAGATGCTGCACCCATTCCTGCAAATGGAGTGAGTTCAGTTTTTACCCCGTCCCCACCTTCGATGGCCTCGCAGCCTTCAACCACCCCCGTCTCCACCCCCAGCGGCCTCACAACCTCTCCGCTGAATTTCATCCACTCATCTCCAATGTATTGTGCACCAGAGACAGCGGTCACCTCCAGCCATGCTCCTGGCATCTCTCACGTGTTAGAACAGTCGGTCACCTCCATGACACAGAACACCCTCACTCCAGAGAGCATGCTCACCCTCAGTCCCATCTACAGCAGCATGGCGCCAAACATCCAGCTGTCCCAGCCAGCATGGAGCCCCATGCCGCTTTCGGCTTCTGCTAATCTAACTCTGTTTGACGTCCGCGGGAAGGGAGAACTGCCTGTGGATCCCGCTCTGTTAGGATTACCTGGAGGAGAGTCGCTACTGTTGGGAAGCCCCTCTTCGGGGCAGGGTGAGGAAGCCAGCTCACCTCTGGGGAACCCAGAGGGGATGGACGGGGAAGCTAAGATCCTTACCCAGCTCCAGTCTGTTCCTGTGGATGATGACCTGGGCTTATAG
- the six9 gene encoding SIX homeobox 9, whose translation MITRHIHAGSLGFCSCCCTELPALRGTNSSEAVRCSHTHNPPDLRPFPTGMIFTAEQVICVCEVLLQSGCMDHLARFLSTHLPSSSSSSSCLGELESVLKAKAAVAFHQGRFSDLYTLLEGFPFSAHSQPFLQQLWLQAHYTEAERQRGRPLGAVGKYRIRRKFPLPHTIWDGEETSYCFKEKSRSVLREWYHHKPYPSTREKRELAAATGLTTTQVSNWFKNRRQRDRANDFNSFRATLTTGPPGEIHLSTDDDVSPAGSPYLQHCYRTPPPLFHPPLHQRSTGL comes from the exons ATGATTACTCGACACATACATGCAGGTTCACTAGGTTTTTGTTCATGTTGCTGCACAGAGCTTCCAGCTCTCAGGGGAACAAACTCAAGTGAAGCTGTTAGGTGTTCACACACTCACAACCCTCCAGACCTCAGGCCTTTTCCCACAGGGATGATCTTCACAGCAGAGCAggtcatttgtgtgtgtgaggtCCTCCTGCAAAGCGGATGCATGGATCATCTGGCCAGATTCCTCTCTACTCATCttccctcttcatcctcctcctcttcatgccTTGGGGAGCTGGAGAGTGTGTTAAAAGCTAAAGCTGCAGTGGCCTTTCACCAGGGGCGCTTCTCAGATCTCTACACCCTGCTGGAGGGCTTCCCCTTCTCCGCACACAGCCAGCccttcctgcagcagctctggCTTCAGGCCCACTACACTGAGGCCGAGAGGCAGAGAGGTCGGCCCCTGGGAGCAGTGGGGAAGTATCGGATAAGGAGGAAGTTTCCTTTACCACACACCATCTGGGACGGAGAGGAGACCAGTTACTGCTTCAAG GAAAAATCTCGGAGTGTGTTGAGAGAATGGTACCACCATAAGCCGTATCCTTCTACCCGGGAGAAGCGGGAACTCGCGGCGGCCACTGGCCTCACGACCACCCAGGTCAGCAACTGGTTCAAGAACCGGCGGCAGAGAGATCGAGCCAACGACTTTAACAG TTTCCGAGCAACACTGACTACAGGACCACCGGGAGAAATTCACCTGTCCACTGACGACGACGTGTCCCCTGCAGGAAGTCCATACCTCCAACATTGCTACCGAACACCTCCACCCCTCTTTCATCCACCTCTTCATCAGCGGTCTACAGGTCTTTAG